The Desulfovibrio sp. Huiquan2017 genome includes a window with the following:
- a CDS encoding aminopeptidase yields MFTKDELKKYAETLWWGLTTARTKPYRPGDFVLLRFDPDALPLAEAMFDLLMDKGINPIPRQNLTAGMEVSFYGKGSDDQLTAVPAGDREFVGGLNGLISLIAPASLTHLQDIDSKRIGQAAVARKFMRDIMEKREQSGDFGWTLCIYPTPALAEAAKLSMADFKAQVVKACYLDDANPPARWNEIFAEAEKVKTWLNKLDIEHLRIRSKDTDLIVVPGEQRRWLGVSGHNIPSFEIFLSPDWRGTEGVYYADQPSFRSGNFVEGVRLTFEKGVAVKTEAKTGGDFVAKQLTLDEGASRLGEFSLTDRRFSKINAFMANTLFDENFGGPQGNCHVAVGASYADTFSGDQSILDEAMKKELGFNDSALHWDLVNTQQKTVTATLKGGEELIIYTDGEFQYE; encoded by the coding sequence ATGTTCACCAAAGACGAATTGAAAAAGTATGCCGAGACCCTGTGGTGGGGGCTGACCACTGCCCGCACCAAACCCTACCGCCCCGGCGATTTCGTGCTTCTGCGCTTCGACCCCGACGCCCTGCCCCTGGCCGAGGCCATGTTCGACCTGCTCATGGACAAGGGCATCAATCCGATCCCGCGCCAAAACCTGACCGCGGGCATGGAGGTCTCCTTCTACGGCAAAGGCAGTGACGACCAATTGACCGCCGTCCCCGCGGGCGACCGAGAGTTCGTCGGCGGGCTCAACGGGCTCATCTCGCTCATCGCCCCGGCCTCCCTGACCCATTTGCAGGACATCGACTCCAAACGCATCGGCCAGGCCGCCGTGGCCCGCAAGTTCATGCGCGACATCATGGAGAAACGCGAGCAGTCCGGAGATTTCGGCTGGACCCTGTGCATCTACCCCACCCCGGCCCTGGCCGAGGCGGCCAAGCTGTCCATGGCCGACTTCAAGGCCCAGGTGGTCAAGGCATGCTACCTCGACGACGCCAACCCGCCCGCCCGGTGGAACGAGATTTTCGCCGAGGCCGAAAAGGTCAAGACCTGGCTCAACAAGCTCGACATAGAGCACCTGCGTATACGCTCCAAGGATACGGATCTCATTGTGGTTCCCGGCGAACAGCGCCGCTGGCTCGGCGTCTCCGGCCACAACATCCCGTCGTTCGAGATCTTCCTTTCCCCGGACTGGCGGGGCACCGAAGGCGTGTACTACGCGGACCAGCCCTCCTTCCGTTCCGGCAACTTCGTCGAGGGCGTGCGCCTGACCTTTGAAAAAGGCGTGGCTGTCAAGACCGAGGCCAAGACCGGCGGCGACTTCGTGGCCAAGCAATTGACCCTGGACGAGGGAGCCAGCCGACTGGGCGAGTTCTCCCTGACCGACCGCCGCTTCTCCAAGATCAACGCCTTCATGGCCAACACCCTGTTCGACGAGAACTTCGGCGGGCCCCAGGGCAACTGCCACGTGGCCGTGGGCGCTTCCTACGCCGACACCTTCTCCGGCGACCAGTCCATCCTGGACGAGGCCATGAAGAAGGAACTCGGCTTCAACGACTCCGCCCTGCACTGGGACCTGGTCAACACCCAGCAGAAGACCGTCACCGCCACCCTCAAGGGCGGCGAGGAACTCATCATCTATACGGACGGCGAATTCCAGTACGAATAA
- a CDS encoding molybdopterin biosynthesis protein, which produces MQTKRNIYLKTIPPEEAVALAKAHLDRDALLGTEHVPTHEAAGRVTAEPVYARYSSPTFHAAAMDGVAVSAESTFAAREDAPVSLPRGEGFVFVNTGNPLPEGKNAVVMIENVVQQDANTVLIDAPAFPWQHVRRIGEDIVATELLIPQNRELTPSDIGALLSAGIYDLKVRETVKTIFLPTGDEVLNFLDRPEPRAGQVIESNSQVFRAYARSWGMDAAWSAPVPDDEDALRNAVLDGLKSGCHMVVVGAGSSAGSKDYSRRVFESIGTVLVHGISVMPGKPSLLAVTDERSGYPGRLLVGAPGYPVSAIVCHEKILAPVVHWLMGKSAPERHEANIVLARKTPSRPGMREALRLAAGRIGENIVGAPLARGAGMITTMTRAQAVTYIPEDAEGVEQGETVKAELLVHKSDLDRVLVHVGSHDNTLDLLANELMGLSDSLRLVSSHAGSMGGLTALKAGSALFAGAHLFDPETGDFNFPFIERYLKDIPVTVVNLAIRHQGLIVPKGNPLSIRGVDDLTRDDVVFINRQRGAGTRILLDHHLKKAGISPRDVTGYENEEFTHMAVAVNVLTGAASCGLGIYAAAKALGLDFVPLAHERYDLIIPEAYVDDPRIRTLIEIIKRPAVQAKIKAQGGYETDMTGRIMQPGMGLGQD; this is translated from the coding sequence ATGCAGACCAAACGCAACATTTATTTGAAGACGATCCCCCCCGAAGAGGCGGTGGCCCTGGCCAAGGCCCATCTCGACCGCGACGCCCTGCTCGGCACCGAGCACGTGCCCACGCACGAAGCGGCCGGGCGGGTCACGGCCGAGCCCGTCTACGCCAGGTACTCCTCGCCCACTTTCCACGCGGCGGCCATGGACGGCGTGGCCGTATCGGCCGAATCCACCTTTGCAGCCCGCGAGGACGCGCCCGTAAGCCTGCCCCGGGGCGAGGGCTTCGTGTTCGTCAACACCGGTAATCCCTTGCCCGAGGGAAAAAACGCGGTGGTCATGATCGAAAATGTGGTCCAACAGGACGCGAACACCGTGCTCATCGACGCCCCCGCCTTCCCCTGGCAGCACGTGCGCCGGATCGGCGAGGACATCGTGGCCACGGAACTGCTCATCCCCCAGAACCGAGAACTAACCCCGTCGGACATCGGCGCGCTGCTCTCGGCGGGCATCTACGACCTGAAAGTGCGCGAAACGGTCAAGACCATTTTTCTGCCCACGGGCGACGAAGTGCTGAATTTCCTGGACCGCCCCGAACCGCGCGCCGGGCAGGTCATCGAGTCCAACTCCCAGGTCTTCCGGGCCTACGCCAGAAGCTGGGGTATGGATGCAGCATGGTCCGCCCCGGTTCCGGACGACGAGGACGCCCTGCGCAACGCGGTCCTGGACGGCCTGAAGAGCGGCTGCCACATGGTCGTGGTCGGCGCAGGCTCCAGCGCGGGGAGCAAGGACTACTCCAGGCGGGTCTTCGAATCCATCGGCACGGTGCTGGTCCACGGCATCTCGGTCATGCCGGGCAAGCCAAGCCTGCTGGCCGTGACCGACGAACGCAGCGGATATCCGGGCAGGCTCCTGGTGGGCGCGCCGGGCTACCCGGTGTCGGCCATCGTCTGCCACGAAAAAATTCTCGCACCCGTGGTCCATTGGCTCATGGGCAAATCCGCGCCCGAACGGCATGAGGCGAACATCGTCCTGGCGCGCAAAACGCCGTCCAGGCCGGGCATGCGCGAGGCCCTCCGGCTGGCCGCCGGGCGCATCGGCGAAAACATCGTAGGCGCGCCCCTGGCCCGGGGCGCGGGCATGATCACGACCATGACCAGGGCCCAGGCCGTGACCTACATTCCCGAGGACGCGGAAGGCGTGGAACAGGGCGAGACGGTCAAAGCCGAACTGCTGGTCCACAAAAGCGACCTGGACCGGGTGCTGGTCCACGTGGGCAGCCACGACAACACCCTGGACCTGCTGGCCAACGAACTCATGGGACTGTCCGATTCCCTGCGTCTGGTCTCCAGCCATGCCGGGTCCATGGGCGGCCTGACGGCGCTCAAGGCGGGATCGGCGCTGTTCGCCGGAGCGCATCTCTTCGACCCCGAAACCGGGGACTTCAACTTTCCGTTCATCGAACGCTATCTCAAGGACATCCCGGTGACCGTGGTCAACCTGGCCATCCGCCACCAAGGACTCATCGTGCCCAAGGGCAACCCCCTGTCCATCCGGGGAGTGGACGACCTGACCCGCGACGACGTCGTCTTCATCAACAGGCAGCGGGGGGCCGGAACGCGCATCCTCCTGGACCATCACCTGAAGAAGGCCGGGATCAGCCCGCGCGACGTGACCGGGTACGAAAACGAGGAATTCACCCACATGGCCGTAGCCGTGAACGTGCTCACCGGCGCGGCCTCGTGCGGACTGGGCATCTATGCGGCGGCCAAGGCGCTGGGGCTGGACTTCGTGCCCCTGGCGCACGAGCGATACGACCTGATCATCCCCGAGGCATACGTGGACGATCCGCGCATCCGAACACTGATCGAAATCATCAAGAGACCCGCGGTCCAGGCCAAGATCAAGGCCCAGGGCGGTTATGAGACGGATATGACCGGCCGAATCATGCAGCCGGGCATGGGATTGGGGCAGGATTAA
- a CDS encoding cold shock domain-containing protein, with translation MRHTGEVTWFNEQKGFGFITGEDGRDVFVHYTEIVRDGFQTLEPGEKVTFILTDEETGPKAVEVRPVEEVRTASLL, from the coding sequence ATGCGACATACGGGCGAAGTGACCTGGTTCAATGAACAGAAAGGGTTCGGTTTCATCACCGGCGAGGACGGCCGGGATGTCTTTGTCCACTATACCGAGATCGTCCGCGACGGGTTCCAGACCCTGGAGCCCGGCGAAAAGGTCACCTTTATCCTGACCGACGAGGAAACCGGCCCCAAGGCCGTGGAAGTCCGGCCGGTTGAGGAAGTTCGGACCGCCTCCCTGCTTTAA
- a CDS encoding RNA-binding protein — protein sequence MSKNIYVGNLPWSATEDEVRAAFEAHGQVSSVKLIEDRETGRPRGFGFVEMADDSAALDAIEALDGKDFGGRNLKVNEAKPREPRPRW from the coding sequence ATGTCCAAGAATATCTATGTCGGCAATCTGCCCTGGTCCGCAACCGAAGACGAAGTCCGCGCGGCTTTCGAAGCTCACGGCCAGGTTTCTTCCGTTAAACTGATCGAAGATCGTGAGACCGGCCGTCCGCGCGGTTTCGGTTTCGTGGAAATGGCCGATGACTCCGCCGCTCTGGATGCCATCGAGGCCTTGGACGGCAAGGATTTCGGCGGCCGCAATCTGAAGGTCAACGAAGCCAAGCCCCGCGAGCCGCGTCCCCGCTGGTAG
- a CDS encoding ATP-binding cassette domain-containing protein: MNPLISLKDVTVTRNGRRLLGPLSWQLVRGRHTAVTGRNGAGKSTLLKILRGEIAPDVGGERVFDFGDGPQRSVLGLRQRIGLVSADMQDFYFLHTPRVLGRDVVLAGFYDTPILYDRAEPEEEAAADAVIDLLSIRDLAGSEMRTLSTGQVRKLLVARALAPGPDILLLDEALDGLDAGSRAEVVEMLDRAGERTTLVCAAHRTGDLPDCVRHALALDHGELLAEGPRDQAVRALSEAAPDVVACDLPPAPAPERYDFLLRMRNVSVVADGKRILDDINWEVLPGENWLVLGENGAGKSTLLKLILSQVAPYADDERGTGTVERLGGMTMDEARPLIGVVSPDLQAGYARELGWEVTAEETVMSGFRGSVGMLEEPTSRERLEAGLWLNAVGLDGLGPRRLRHMSYGQQRRVFLARAMAPGPKLLLLDEPLSGLDPSSRALMLRLIERLAEAGTPLIMVSHYAEDRVRAVNRILELAGGSRRFCGALEAFVTARFEG, encoded by the coding sequence ATGAATCCACTCATTTCCCTGAAGGATGTGACCGTGACCCGCAACGGTCGGCGTCTGCTCGGCCCCCTGAGCTGGCAACTGGTGCGCGGCCGCCATACGGCCGTGACCGGGCGCAACGGCGCGGGCAAGTCCACCCTGCTCAAGATCTTGCGCGGCGAAATCGCCCCGGACGTGGGCGGGGAGCGGGTCTTTGATTTCGGCGACGGGCCCCAGCGATCCGTGCTGGGTCTGCGGCAGCGCATCGGCCTGGTCTCGGCGGACATGCAGGACTTCTATTTCCTGCACACCCCCCGGGTTCTGGGCCGCGACGTGGTCCTGGCCGGTTTTTACGACACCCCCATTCTTTACGACCGGGCCGAGCCCGAAGAGGAGGCGGCGGCCGACGCCGTCATCGACCTTCTGTCCATTCGGGATCTGGCCGGGAGTGAGATGCGCACGCTTTCCACGGGCCAGGTGCGCAAGCTGTTGGTGGCCAGGGCCCTGGCTCCCGGGCCGGACATCCTGCTTCTGGACGAGGCCCTGGACGGCCTGGACGCGGGCTCGCGGGCCGAGGTGGTCGAGATGCTCGATCGGGCAGGGGAGCGGACCACCCTGGTCTGCGCCGCCCATCGGACCGGCGATCTGCCCGACTGCGTGCGCCACGCCCTGGCCCTGGATCACGGGGAACTCCTGGCCGAGGGGCCTCGCGACCAGGCCGTGCGCGCCCTGAGCGAAGCCGCTCCGGACGTGGTCGCCTGCGATCTGCCCCCCGCCCCCGCACCGGAGCGGTACGACTTTCTCCTGCGCATGCGGAACGTGTCCGTGGTGGCCGACGGCAAACGCATCCTGGACGATATTAATTGGGAGGTCCTTCCCGGGGAGAATTGGCTGGTGCTCGGCGAAAACGGAGCGGGCAAATCCACGCTGCTCAAGCTTATCCTCAGCCAAGTTGCGCCCTACGCCGACGACGAGCGGGGTACGGGCACGGTGGAGCGGCTCGGCGGCATGACCATGGACGAGGCCCGACCGCTTATCGGCGTGGTCTCGCCGGATCTTCAGGCTGGGTATGCCCGCGAGCTGGGCTGGGAGGTAACCGCCGAAGAGACGGTCATGTCCGGGTTCCGGGGGTCGGTGGGCATGCTTGAGGAACCCACCAGCCGGGAGCGTCTCGAAGCCGGGCTGTGGCTGAACGCCGTCGGCCTCGACGGGCTCGGCCCCAGGCGGTTGCGGCATATGTCCTACGGCCAGCAGCGTCGCGTTTTTCTGGCCCGGGCCATGGCTCCCGGGCCGAAACTGCTTCTTTTGGACGAACCGCTGTCCGGCCTGGACCCGTCCTCCAGGGCGTTGATGCTCCGGCTTATCGAGCGGTTGGCCGAGGCCGGAACCCCGCTGATCATGGTCTCCCATTACGCCGAGGATCGCGTGCGCGCGGTTAATAGAATTCTTGAATTGGCGGGCGGGAGCAGGCGTTTTTGCGGGGCTTTGGAGGCCTTTGTTACAGCCCGTTTTGAGGGGTGA
- a CDS encoding DUF362 domain-containing protein, producing the protein MPETVAILRVPEYRDEPLGRATAKLFETIGFTPTPGERVLVKPNLVNGSNAAHCTTHPLAVRAACAWLLDQGAKVTVADSPAFGPAAYVARASGLAEALADIGLEVRSLARPAPLPLTLGGTIGLSRDALEADRILNLPKLKVHCQMTMSGAVKNLFGCVVGFRKALAHHRLGHSHAVFRSMIMDVYRALPRTTHLMDAIRPMHKDGPIKGEPFPLGMLAASKNGVALDAMACALLGLSPGQVPLWAEAEARGMGGIDPALLDYPLDTPDTFDTDGFVLSEARELSFAPMRLVRGRVRSLLKHFVKS; encoded by the coding sequence ATGCCTGAAACCGTCGCCATCCTCCGGGTCCCGGAATACAGGGACGAACCGCTCGGCCGGGCCACGGCCAAGCTCTTCGAAACCATCGGCTTCACGCCCACTCCCGGCGAACGGGTGCTGGTCAAGCCCAATCTGGTCAACGGGAGCAACGCCGCCCACTGCACCACCCATCCATTGGCGGTCCGGGCGGCCTGCGCCTGGCTCCTGGACCAGGGCGCCAAGGTGACCGTGGCCGACTCCCCCGCTTTTGGCCCGGCGGCTTACGTGGCCCGAGCCTCGGGGCTGGCGGAGGCCCTCGCGGACATCGGCCTGGAAGTGCGGAGCCTGGCCCGGCCCGCGCCCCTGCCGCTGACCCTGGGCGGGACCATCGGCCTGTCCCGGGACGCCCTGGAGGCGGACCGCATCCTGAACCTGCCCAAACTCAAGGTCCACTGTCAGATGACCATGTCCGGCGCGGTCAAGAACCTGTTCGGCTGCGTGGTCGGCTTCCGCAAGGCGTTGGCCCACCACAGGCTCGGGCACAGCCACGCGGTCTTCAGGTCCATGATCATGGACGTGTACCGCGCCCTGCCCCGGACCACGCACCTCATGGACGCGATCCGGCCCATGCACAAGGACGGCCCCATCAAGGGCGAACCGTTCCCGCTGGGCATGCTGGCCGCGTCGAAAAACGGCGTGGCCCTGGACGCCATGGCCTGCGCCCTGCTCGGCCTTTCCCCGGGCCAGGTTCCCCTGTGGGCGGAGGCCGAAGCCCGAGGCATGGGCGGGATCGATCCGGCCCTGCTCGACTACCCCCTGGACACGCCCGATACCTTCGACACGGACGGCTTCGTCCTGTCCGAGGCGCGCGAGCTGTCGTTCGCACCCATGCGGCTGGTCCGAGGCCGGGTGCGCAGCCTGCTGAAACACTTCGTAAAAAGCTGA
- the hypF gene encoding carbamoyltransferase HypF, with protein sequence MRVRQRFTITGQVQGVGFRPFVYRIALDHGVTGSVNNSSDGVLIEVQGEAEQVGGFAEDLTGKLPPLARIVTLDSEQQATVNGEEGFIILESTRKSGNSVLISPDVATCKDCLDDMRDPDNRRYRYPFTNCTNCGPRYTITRSIPYDRPQTSMAEFVLCPECETEYRDPLDRRFHAQPNACPRCGPRTWLTDRDGRVIAQGDDSLRRLARELANGRIAAVKGLGGFHLVCDAGSEKAVAELRLRKHRPDKPLAVMIPDMDAARRLARISPAEEQWLSGLQRPIVLAAKQRPFPLAEDVAPDTDFVGLMLPYTPLHHILLHDYAELKGPDAALVMTSGNMSAEPICLDNGEAQERLAGIADIFLFHNRDILIRTDDSVVRVNPASDEPVFMRRARGFVPAPVFLPVKGDTVLGVGPELKCTLTLTKGDQAFTSQHIGNMSNLETLEFHNEIRAHLEDILQVEPKLIVRDLHPDYMTTSLAEELGRERGVPVAALQHHYAHIHAVLAENKFDGPVIGLALDGTGYGEDGTIWGGECLLVDPATLDHQRLGHFARIRLPGGEAAVKEPWRIAQAALWELGIREPGAYAWPWLDRFGAESRFLPQILGKGINAPQTSSCGRLFDGVAALCGLTSAITYEGQAAILLERAQDMDETGAYPCPIKSDDPVALNTLSLVAAALDDLEHGVSVGKIARRFHLGLINGLTEMAYSFAMLMDIPHVALSGGVMQNLTLASELPLALRGAGLLPLVHTQLPPNDGCISLGQAAWGVRKLRNEP encoded by the coding sequence ATGCGAGTACGCCAACGATTCACCATAACCGGCCAGGTGCAGGGAGTGGGGTTCCGCCCCTTTGTCTACCGCATAGCCCTGGACCACGGCGTAACCGGCTCGGTGAACAACTCGTCCGACGGGGTGCTCATCGAAGTCCAGGGCGAGGCCGAGCAGGTCGGCGGATTCGCCGAAGACTTGACCGGCAAGCTGCCGCCCCTGGCGCGCATCGTCACCCTGGATTCCGAGCAACAGGCGACAGTGAACGGCGAAGAAGGATTCATCATTCTCGAATCCACGCGCAAATCCGGCAATTCGGTGCTCATTTCGCCGGACGTGGCCACCTGCAAGGACTGTCTGGACGATATGCGCGACCCGGACAACCGGCGTTACCGCTACCCGTTCACCAACTGCACCAACTGCGGGCCGCGCTATACCATCACGCGGTCCATCCCCTACGACCGGCCCCAGACCTCCATGGCCGAATTCGTCCTCTGTCCCGAGTGCGAGACCGAATACCGCGACCCCCTGGACCGGCGCTTCCACGCCCAGCCCAACGCCTGCCCGCGCTGCGGTCCGCGCACCTGGCTGACCGACCGCGACGGACGGGTCATCGCCCAGGGCGACGACTCCCTGCGTCGACTGGCCCGGGAGCTGGCCAACGGCCGCATCGCCGCGGTCAAAGGGTTGGGCGGCTTTCATCTGGTTTGCGACGCGGGCTCCGAAAAGGCGGTGGCCGAGCTCAGGCTGCGCAAACACCGCCCGGACAAACCGCTGGCCGTGATGATCCCGGATATGGACGCGGCCCGAAGGCTGGCCCGAATCTCCCCGGCCGAGGAGCAATGGCTGAGCGGCCTCCAGCGACCCATCGTCCTGGCGGCCAAGCAGCGCCCCTTCCCCCTGGCCGAAGACGTGGCCCCGGACACGGACTTTGTCGGGCTGATGCTGCCCTACACCCCGCTGCACCACATCCTGCTCCACGACTACGCCGAACTCAAAGGTCCGGACGCGGCCCTGGTCATGACCTCGGGCAACATGAGCGCCGAGCCCATCTGCCTGGACAATGGCGAGGCCCAGGAACGGCTGGCGGGGATCGCCGACATCTTTCTTTTTCACAACCGGGACATCCTCATTCGCACGGACGACTCCGTGGTCCGAGTCAACCCGGCCTCGGACGAGCCCGTCTTCATGCGCAGGGCGCGCGGCTTCGTGCCCGCCCCGGTCTTCCTGCCGGTCAAGGGCGACACGGTCCTCGGCGTGGGCCCGGAACTGAAGTGCACCCTGACCCTGACCAAGGGAGACCAGGCCTTCACCAGCCAGCACATCGGCAACATGTCCAACTTGGAGACCCTGGAATTCCACAACGAGATCCGCGCCCATCTCGAAGACATCCTGCAAGTCGAGCCGAAGCTTATCGTCCGCGACCTGCACCCGGACTACATGACCACTTCACTGGCCGAGGAACTGGGCCGCGAGCGGGGAGTGCCCGTGGCCGCCCTGCAACACCACTACGCCCACATCCACGCGGTCCTGGCCGAAAACAAATTCGACGGGCCGGTCATCGGCCTGGCCCTGGACGGCACGGGATACGGCGAAGACGGGACCATCTGGGGCGGCGAATGTCTGCTGGTGGACCCGGCAACCCTGGACCACCAGCGGCTGGGCCACTTCGCGCGCATCCGGCTGCCCGGCGGCGAAGCCGCCGTAAAGGAGCCATGGCGCATCGCTCAGGCCGCCCTGTGGGAACTGGGAATCCGGGAACCCGGCGCTTACGCATGGCCGTGGCTGGACCGCTTCGGGGCCGAGAGCCGGTTCCTGCCGCAGATCCTGGGAAAGGGAATCAATGCGCCGCAAACCTCCAGTTGCGGACGGCTGTTCGACGGCGTGGCCGCCCTGTGCGGGTTGACCTCGGCCATCACCTACGAAGGCCAGGCGGCCATCCTTCTGGAACGCGCCCAGGACATGGACGAGACCGGCGCCTACCCCTGCCCCATCAAATCCGACGACCCGGTGGCCCTGAACACCCTCTCCCTGGTGGCGGCCGCGCTCGACGATCTGGAGCATGGCGTGTCCGTGGGAAAAATCGCCCGCCGTTTTCACCTGGGCCTGATCAACGGGCTGACCGAAATGGCCTATTCCTTCGCCATGCTCATGGATATCCCTCATGTGGCCCTGTCCGGCGGGGTCATGCAGAACCTGACCCTGGCGAGCGAATTGCCCCTGGCGCTCCGGGGCGCGGGTCTGCTACCGTTGGTGCATACCCAGTTGCCGCCCAACGACGGCTGCATCTCCCTGGGCCAGGCGGCGTGGGGAGTACGCAAATTGCGCAACGAACCCTAG
- a CDS encoding DUF3298 and DUF4163 domain-containing protein, with amino-acid sequence MYRISTLLTVLFLLLGASTLRAAPPCASPVLGAIDIRERTAGFKVDAEYPVLCQAEPSRTIRDFVSNTLFGFKKVDPDHDLSVFPHPYELITRYAVWATPGGRFVSVKLHVMVYTGGAHPNNWPMTWVFDMTDGGEISLNRLFPDSEAALARISAICREVLSRSLGDMLVPDMLDQGTQPVEDNFKRFILTDEGVAFFFAPYQTAPYAAGEQVVTIPFDRLGGLVAPDIAAAADVK; translated from the coding sequence ATGTATCGGATATCGACGCTGCTGACCGTTCTCTTCCTGCTGCTCGGCGCATCGACGCTCCGGGCCGCTCCCCCCTGCGCTTCGCCGGTCCTCGGCGCCATCGACATCCGGGAGCGGACGGCCGGTTTCAAGGTGGACGCCGAATACCCCGTGCTCTGCCAGGCCGAGCCCAGCCGGACCATCCGCGATTTCGTGTCCAACACCCTATTTGGATTCAAGAAAGTGGATCCGGACCATGACCTGAGCGTATTTCCCCATCCCTACGAACTGATCACCCGCTATGCGGTCTGGGCCACGCCGGGCGGCCGCTTCGTCTCGGTCAAGCTTCACGTCATGGTCTACACCGGCGGCGCCCACCCCAACAACTGGCCCATGACCTGGGTCTTCGACATGACCGACGGCGGCGAAATATCCCTGAACCGCCTGTTCCCGGACAGTGAGGCCGCCCTGGCCCGGATCTCGGCCATCTGTCGCGAAGTTCTGTCGCGCTCCCTCGGCGACATGCTCGTACCGGACATGCTCGACCAGGGCACCCAGCCCGTCGAGGACAACTTCAAGCGGTTCATCCTGACCGACGAGGGCGTGGCCTTCTTTTTCGCACCGTACCAGACAGCCCCCTACGCAGCGGGTGAACAGGTGGTGACCATCCCCTTCGACCGACTGGGCGGACTCGTCGCCCCGGACATTGCGGCCGCGGCGGACGTAAAGTAA
- a CDS encoding aminotransferase class V-fold PLP-dependent enzyme — MSKPNFAPLKLFITGPTYIRRDVKEAALLPEFGHRDAENDLRFGPIRENLRKIAGCGDDYEPILCLGSGSSAMETSIRSLVAEDETLLNVSVGSFGDMYYNIAVSNGKKAENLKFDYGMPIDLNVLEDKLKALRPQVVSFTHNETSTGVINDMKAVCSLIRQYGAMPLVDGVSIFGGATIALSDSGAAMYSTATQKSLALPAGFGIGFVSGEAEEKAGRVTNKGHHHDITKHLERARKNQTLTTPNTTLANMMWYQLDRIVNEEGIENRFARHIEMRGMVEKWAAGLDGFEMFVAEGFRSPTVSTVVCPQGVTSVQLKETVKEGMRDEGYLMDPGYMKLNHLLEEAGRRPIFRVGHMGDIMPDMLAAYLDALEKELMKL, encoded by the coding sequence ATGAGCAAGCCGAATTTTGCGCCTCTCAAACTGTTCATCACCGGACCGACCTACATCCGCCGGGACGTCAAGGAAGCGGCTTTGTTGCCCGAGTTTGGGCACCGCGACGCGGAGAACGATCTGCGGTTCGGTCCCATCCGCGAGAACCTGCGGAAAATCGCCGGATGCGGCGACGACTACGAGCCCATCCTGTGCCTCGGGTCGGGTTCCTCGGCCATGGAGACTTCGATCCGTTCCCTGGTGGCCGAGGACGAGACGCTCCTGAACGTGTCCGTGGGGTCCTTCGGCGACATGTACTACAACATTGCGGTCAGCAACGGGAAAAAGGCCGAGAACCTCAAGTTCGACTACGGCATGCCCATTGATCTGAACGTATTGGAGGACAAGCTGAAGGCGCTCAGGCCCCAGGTTGTCTCATTCACTCATAACGAGACGTCCACCGGCGTGATCAACGACATGAAGGCGGTCTGTTCGCTCATCCGCCAATACGGGGCCATGCCCCTGGTGGACGGGGTGTCCATCTTCGGCGGGGCGACCATCGCCCTGTCCGATTCCGGTGCGGCCATGTATTCCACGGCCACCCAGAAGTCCCTGGCCCTGCCCGCCGGGTTCGGCATAGGCTTCGTCTCCGGGGAGGCCGAGGAAAAAGCCGGGCGGGTGACCAACAAGGGGCATCATCACGACATCACCAAGCATCTGGAGCGGGCGCGCAAGAACCAGACACTGACCACGCCCAACACTACCTTGGCCAACATGATGTGGTACCAGCTCGACCGCATCGTCAACGAAGAGGGCATCGAAAACCGTTTCGCACGGCATATCGAGATGCGCGGCATGGTCGAGAAGTGGGCCGCCGGGCTGGACGGGTTCGAGATGTTCGTCGCGGAAGGGTTCCGTTCGCCCACTGTGTCCACCGTGGTCTGCCCTCAGGGCGTGACTTCGGTCCAGCTTAAAGAGACCGTCAAGGAAGGAATGCGCGACGAGGGGTATCTCATGGACCCCGGCTACATGAAGCTGAACCACCTCCTGGAAGAGGCGGGACGCAGGCCGATTTTCCGCGTGGGCCATATGGGCGACATCATGCCCGATATGCTGGCGGCGTACCTGGACGCACTCGAAAAGGAATTGATGAAGCTGTAG